From the genome of Prunus persica cultivar Lovell chromosome G8, Prunus_persica_NCBIv2, whole genome shotgun sequence:
CCTTCTTGGTTATGGCAATTGATGGGGGAGAACAGCTGTGAGTCTCCTTCCctgcaaaaatatatatgtatttgatTTAGAATTTCAAATATTAAGTTAGATGGAAACAGTTTCTTACTTAGAAATTTTACCAGGGACAGATTCATCAGAGGCATTTGTCAACAGCAATGTCCTGTGATGATTTTGTGGGGCAAAATAATCATCTTGTTCTTGTAGCCTCACCTTCACTTTAGGATACACttcaaaatccaaaagaagcaaaagaaaattacattatATCACACACAAAACTAAGCTCATGAAAAAAACCCgaaaaattaaagaacaaaaaaaaatctgatctAGAATTACTCACttggttgttttgttgtttgtgcTTCTACAGCAAAAAACGAAGATTGCCCACAAGTAGAATATGAGAACGTTAGAATTAGACGGTTAACAGAAGGTTTGTTTAGAAAGCAAGAGACAAAAAgctcaaaagaagaaaggtagGCATGGAAGAAACCTCACTTTTTGGAATTTGCTGtctgttttcaaatttgaatggCTTTGCCCTTTAAGGTTGGTTTCCTTGGAGAACAGGCATGGAGAGCCTGAAGAAATCTTTGATGGGTTTTCAAGCATACAGTCAATCAAGTAACCCGAGTTGGAGTCCAACACAAGTACATATGATAAACTGAATGATGCCATCTTCATATCTTGACTTGAAAACCAAGCAAGCAGAATTGATTCTTCTGTCACTGATTGGCAGAATATGTGATGAAACCCTTTTCCTATTTAGTCACAATGATAAAGGTTTAACTATTTTAGGGGATATGTTCGAGGAATATGGGTTTAAAGTTTGGTATGTCAACCAAAATTTGTAGTCTTACTCATCTCCATCCATAAATCACATGCCGTTTGAAGTTGAAGTGGCCGTACTTTAAATATTGGATTCTTGCTGTTTGAAGTTGGTTATGCTTACTTAGGGTGTTAGAGAATAActattggttaaatgatcTCTTTGTTTTGCTTATTGATCcgcatatgaatttggttcatcttcttcattatcTACCATTCTCCTGTTATTATAGGAGTTGAAattcctcatttttttttcttcgtatatatttaaagagtatagccatgCCGCTATACgttcaaaatatattaaaagttAAAGGGTATAGTAGTAAAATacattcgaatattttaatcgtatagtcgtgcggctatacgtttgaaatatattaaaatttaaagcgtatagcggggcggctatactgttgaAATGTATTGATATtaaaagcgtatagccgcgcggctatacttgttaaatatattcaaatattttaatcgtCCAGcaagcgtatagccgcgcggctatacattcgaatattttaaccCGGCTATATTCTttaatatatacaaatattttaatacGGCTATACGTttgaaatatattaatatttaaagagtcTAGCCGTCCGGCCatactcattaaatatattcgaatattttaatagtatagccgcacggcgataccgttaaaatttttatatttgtgcAACCGAGTTGGGTTTAAGTATAGATCAGGTGAGCCCAATTATAAGTTGTGGACAGGCTCAGAGAACTCATGGGCCAACTACAATTCCAAGTcgtaaaacaaaaatccaacGACGTATCGTTTTGCAGAAGTAAGACTTTCATTACATAGTCCACTCTCCCAAACCCTCCTCCTTCCTTCCCCAGTGTAAACTCGCAGTCCATCCATCCACTCCCTAATccacgctctctctctctctctctaatggCGGCCCAAGCTCGAAAAGGAGGCATCTCCCTCCCGGAAAGGCGAAACCCTAAGAAGGATGACGAAGGCGTGATCGCGAAGTTCTCGCAGTCCCAAGTCGTCGTTCGGGGCAAGCAGGCCGCAAACGACGCCGCATTCGTCACTAAGAAGCTCATGAAGAGCACCGGCAAGGCCGCTTGGATCGCCGGCACCACGTTCCTCATACTGGTTGTGCCATTGATCATCGCCATGGACCGCGAGCAGCAGCTGAACGAGCTTGAGCTCCAGCAGGCCAACATCCTCGGCACCTCAGCCCCGCCTCCTAAGTGAGTTGGGCCAGGCCGGGTCGGGTCGGATACACCGGTACCTTCCCCCTCTTTCATAACCATTCTGTATCGATTTGGTTTGAGATTGGTGAACCTTTTTTGGGGAGGGCTTTCTATAATGGCTGCGTAATTTCCTAGGGTTAGTGAGATTCGATTCGGAATTGCAATAATTTCGAGAGTTttagtgttttgttttttttgggagaatgGAAGTTCAATGAATTACTGAAATGCCTGACGGTGCATTTGTGTCTCTTATTTGGGCATGAACAAGTTTAGAGCTGAATTTGCTTCGATattagaaatattttttgcTGGTTGGCTTAGTGTTTATTATTCATAATAATCCCTTGTTGTTGTATGTGCTctcttttgtttaattcatagCTTTTAAAAGAATTTTCTCGTGTACAAATGTAGTTGTCATGCTTGCAAATATTGGgatttttcttcaacaaatgTTGTCCTTCAGCACTATGCCTAAGAACCAGTGTTTTTATGTTGTGATTGTCTAAACTTTCATATGCCAAGCATCTTGGTGAGGTGTGGCTTCTAATTTTATGGCGGCACTTTTAGACTCTTCAGTGCCATGAGGCTCTGTTTTATGTAGGGTGTTTTATCGGCCTGGGCACAGTTTGCAAATCTAGGGTGTTTCATGGTACAATATAGATAAGCCATACCCTTTTCTGGGCAGCTAGAACTTTGTTTTACGTTGATTCTGATCTGTACCATGCATTTTAAGAGTATATGGCATGGAGGGGGGATTCGGGGGATGTCTTTCATCAGCCAGCCACTAAATCCTCTCTGGCATTGGTCGAGGGTCGTTCATTTGGCCAACACACACAGGTTTTGAATATATTCTATGAATTGaaccttatttattttgactTCTGAGAGCTTCGTAGCATAGTACTTTTGGTTTTGTCTGGATCAGTGACTATTTCTGGGGTGATTGGTCATTGCTTTATTAGAATGTTCAGCGTAGTGCATGGACAATTGCAATTTCTTCTTGGTTTGGAAATACATGGTGAATTGTTTTGTATCTTTCACAAACATATTCACATCATCTCCTTCCCTGACTTTCAGAAGTCAGTACTTACAGTATAGTAAAATTGTGGTTGTGGGGAGTTCATTAAGGTTTAAAACAATCAGTAGGCACCCCTTCACAGTTTTAAAGGTTTTGTGCTATGCATTATGACCCTTATACCTATTGAATTCAACGTGCTTGATTTTATCATTCGGAGTTGGTGGTATGGTGGCTATATATGGACAGATCTTCTTGTACAGGCCTCACcatttttcagtttcaaaaCCTTTGTTTGATCTGTAAGTGTAGTTGTAGCTGGTTTGGGTTTGCCAGACAGAATGATGATATGTGAGGGATGAAATAGGAAATGATTGGCTAGTGTACGTGTTCTAGGAGGTCTTGGCTTGCTAGTCAGAATGGTGATATGGTGAAATATGAGATAGGAAGTGGTAGTTTAATAGAAGATTGCGAATTTGGGGCTTATTAGAACAGCATGGATGCATTACTGTCTGTACAGTTTTATGACTGCGGAACTCATTGGTGTGACAGAGCTGGAACTTATGTTGGCATAGTCCAACTTGCGGAATGAAGCAACAATAGCAGAGAGATAGATAATGATTATTTTCAGATGAATGGCCTTTGTTAGATTAGAGACCAATTTCAAAACTTTCAGTGGGAAAACAATCGGTCTCTACTAGGAAAAACAATTGCTAAGATCTCAACAGTTCAAATGTTGTAGGAGCCTCCTAGTTAACGTTGATGGATATGGTCTGCTGCTAACCACCAGCCCCTCTAGATTCTAGACTTGAGCCTTAGGGTGCAGAATAACTTCCCCGTCAAGGTTGTGGTGGACTCTTCTTTTTATCTCTCATCACGTTTCCGTAGGGGGAGAATTCCAGCCAATAAGTAGATTGATTATAACTACGATGTAGTATAACAAAACGGTAATTGCTCTCCAAGCATCCAATCCGGGGCTGTTAATCTGAACTACAAAGAAATCTTTATTTCCGATTATCATCTATTTCAAGAATCCATACCTCATAAAAAGAACCCAATTGCTCATCGTCTTGTCTTCAAAATTGATGGAAGAACGGAAGTGATTTCTCCAACAGTCGAATAATCAGGGGAGTTTGTTTGAAAACCACGTACTGTGGGTTACTTGATGAGGTAGCATAATCCTTTTAAACTCCTCACtgtcaaaatcaaaagaaagaatgaagtGAGAGGAATTAGGCTCCATTGTAATCCAGTACACAACTCCATTCAAGAATGGACATCTGTCTCTCGTTGAGACATGGACATCATTTGAAACGGAAGGAACTTAGCTACTACTTCTCCAAGCTTTCAGTCTAAGGCTGTAAACCTCAACCGCAAACTTACTTTTTTTGTCTCTGCATTTGCGTGCAAACATCATCACCCTCACAACCTTTCCTGCACAATGAAAACCCGAACCGGAGAGCAATGATATTGACAGTATAGGTTGTGTCTTGAATGGGAATGGGAGAAAGTGTCTTGATTTTTCTGATTGAGGGATTCCATAGATATATAGAATTATGAACATGATAAGAGAAGCAAAGCAATCCATTGCAAGAACCTTTaacgaaataaaaaaaaagttgggcTCATCAAGATTCAGGAACCTTTAAATTCAAGCTCGGACCGATCTTGCTTTTGAGCTTGCCCAATCTTGATAGACCCTGCCTCTTCGTCCGGACTGGAAATACTTAGTGGGCGTGGGATGGGTTTTGCTAGCCCAGGTGACtttttgccatggcaaaacCCATAGGTGGAAGTACTTTAATGGAACATGTGTTTTTGTCTCAATCGAAGGTTGCACATCCTTTGGTGTATCCATAAATTGAAGAACGGTAGAATTTTCCTCTTCGTCTTATTTTGAGTAGTTatcttaatatataatataatacttGGAAAGGTGTAAGCTtttgattaaagaaaaaacaaaaagaaaagaatggctttattttgaagtttgaactGTCTCTCAAACAAGagatttataaatattaaataagtaGGGTTATTAACCACGTGGATTTCCCCCAATTGAAGCTTGTTTATTTTTAGTCTCTATCACGAAAGTTGAAAGATTACCATGTTTTTATacgaaaatcaaataatacatTCCAAattctgttttcatttttcacttGTGTAATTACAAGTGAAAACTGAACCTAACATAACCTCTAAAGCTAACATTGTTAGGCCACAATTCAAGACTTCACTTGAAGTTTTTTAAGTGTGCGTCACATCGTGGTCAACCATCTTTCTCTAGTTGAATAGAAATTTTAGGGCCCGTTTGAcaatctttttcattttttgtgttaaAGTAAGAAAACAAGAGTAAGAATGGAAGAGAGTATGAGATTAAGAGAAAGGATGATGGAaaagagtaacaaaagtgaaaacgacaacttgaaagtgaaaataatttaaaaaatatttctgtttttagtttttgttttcacttttattaCTCCTCCCTCTCATCCTCCCCTCTCATCTTCCCTCTCAATTTCTCATTtccactctcattctcacttttATTCtccatatttttcctttatattctagcacataaaataaaaaataaaaaataaaaaataaaataggtaTCAAATAGATCCTTAATATTTCACCTCATCATTTAACTTTAAAAATAGTGGTCATTCTATGCCCGAACTaccaaattttctaatttcaaTCCCCATTCCCAACACAGAgagacaagaaaaaaagactgTGACCCATTTGATTGCTTAGTTAGGAAGGCTCTAAATATTGTTGCGACCTAATGATATAACGATGAAATACTTTTGCAACAATGTTGGCTCAGCTAGCCAGCCATCAGCATTAATGGGTAAAGCTAAAtggcaaagaaagaaaaagggcaCGTAGCACTATCACTTCTTAGATGGACCCCAAATCTGCTTGATAGGCAACTAGGGATTGGAAGATAAAAAGATCAAATGGAGACCAATTGAACCAAATAAACATTTCAACAGCAAGAGTCGAGACTTTTTATTATCCCTGGTGGAACAACACTCTCATGCAACAGGAataacattttttattatctttagTTAATAATGCAACAATATGTGGACTAATTATCGAGAATAGCACAACTCTAATCATGCAAAGCGTGTTTTAGTAAGTGTGGTTAAGGAAACCGACCAACAAATGCTTCGCACCTCACCATCaaacttatattttttaaattttgaattgccATTAGGGCATAAACATCCAAAGGGCCGAaatagaaaaggaagaaagtaaGATCCATGCCAAACTTCTTTTTCTCAATGATTGatgcaaaaacaacaaagaagagAATGAAATCAAAAGCTAAAAAGTATAATCTTGAGGACCCATATCTGGCAAGTACATAAAACAAAACCCTAACAAAAGTTAGTGTGTATTTGAGTAAGTGCATACTAACTTTTGATCAAGTGTGTATTTGAGTAAGTGCATACTAACTTTCTTTTGATCAGATCAAAAGTTGATACCTAAATCTCAATACAACCCATCTGAAAAAGCATTTCAATCTTCAAAACCCATCTAATGCCCTCAATAATCTGCTCTAAATCATTGGCCTTCTCTCCACTATAGTAGCTGTACAAAACGTTTACTTGTCTTGATTGAGAAGCATTCAAATCTTCAATAGTAATCTCCATGTTTACCACCATGTTTTTTCATGAGCTGCCGAACAAACATCAAGCAAACcactaaaaacccaaaagcTGCCAATCCTCCCACTGCAATCGCCACTGTCCTTTGTGTATGATGTCTAGACCCTACAGTCCCTACACACAGTAAGCACATCACAGGTGTTAGATTTTTGATTTGATAAACACGAAAATTCTATACAAATCTTTAGTCTTGAAGTTGAAACTAAAAACTACCCAGTAAAtgtcagagaaaaaaaaaagaaaaatgaagaaaaagtaAGTGATAGAGTTACTCATGACAGATGGAAACTTGAAAACTTATGTGTCAAAGTCcagcactctctctctctttctttttcattcttcgtcatatcaatttatttatttatttatttatttattattttttttttttttttgcgaaaCATATCAATTTATTATGATCTCcaagagaaataaataaatcaaagagaACCCACATCATATTTGACCAAAAAGATTACTTTAAAATCCACctataaaacaaagaaatattaaaaagacAACTAGGTactaaatattaaaaagaaattgcatAATAAAACAAAGTCCTAAAGTATAAACCCTTgtagataaaaacaaaacaaaaatgcatCTGATAAAAATCAGTGTCTTCTGTCTGAGTTTACCTGATGATGAAGTTATGCTTGGAACACCATTGGGGTAATAGCTGTAGTTAATATAGCACTTCTGAAGATATATCTGCCCAGAAATTGAATCACCACACTCAGTCTTAGCCTTCTGATCAGCACTTTTCACACAATCCCCACAATCCCCAGTGCCCAAATCACCTTCACACTGCCCCAAAACATACACAGACTGATAGGTCCCAGCATAAAACAACCCACCAGTTCCATTCTTCACCCCATTCTCCACCATAGCAAAGGCCGAGTCTCTCTTCTCCTCAAACCCACTGCTTCCACTTGCCTGATCTGACTTACAGATCTTGAACAAAAACTCTGTTCCAGAAACCTGCTTGAACCCAGCAATCTCATAGCGCAAGTAACACCCACCGAGCTGAACTCTAGCTGCTATGACTTCTCCACAGAGTTTGCTGACCAAAGTTGGGATCTTTTTCACACAGCTGTTACACTGGGAGGTGGTGAGGTCTCCCCTGCATTGATACAGGCCTGAGATGGCATTTTGGCCTTCACCAGAAGTGGTTGAAAAGAAAGTCTTTTGTGAAGATTGTAAGACCAGAGAATCAAAGAGGGATTTGAGGGTTTGTGAAGAACTTGGGTCCTGGAACTTTTGGTTTGCACAGCCCTTGTAAACCAAGTTTGTGAAATCAGCAGAAGTGATGGCAAAGGGAAAGGAAGCAAAGACTGTGTAGAAAAGCAGAGCAGAGCACATGAAAGGAGATAGCTTGGTGGGCAAACCCATTTTTTGAGATGGGAGATTTGATCACACCGTCAAAGGTTTTAGAGGGGGTTTGGTAACTTTTGGAGGAAGTTGCTATCGGAGTTTTCCAGAGAGCGGTTTTGGTTGAAAATAAGGGAGCTTGGTTTTGCTATAAAGAGTCCTGGCTGTTTCTTGTGGGGTTTTGGACCTTTTGGGccggttttgtttttggagctTTTATTACTGATCATGCAGCACAAAATTTATGCTCCTCCAAACtcagtactttttttttcgaaaacaagaaaattaagcaCTAGGATTAAAGCTTAAAAGTATTGGGTATCTTGGTTTGTCACTATTTGACTAAATGAATTTGACGGTAAACTTCAAAGGGTAGTTTCACGAATAATGTTTACTTATTTGGAATGAAGAAGTCTATTTAAACatgtgtttttatattcttaatcGTTTGGTCATGTTCGGACTTTCGTTTTTTTGTAAGTATGGAGAATATATATCAGAAAAATCTGAGCTTTAAGGGATCAACAATGGGAAATTTCCTAACCCTTTTTAATTTCGGTGCTT
Proteins encoded in this window:
- the LOC18768490 gene encoding mitochondrial import receptor subunit TOM9-2 codes for the protein MAAQARKGGISLPERRNPKKDDEGVIAKFSQSQVVVRGKQAANDAAFVTKKLMKSTGKAAWIAGTTFLILVVPLIIAMDREQQLNELELQQANILGTSAPPPK
- the LOC18767735 gene encoding cysteine-rich repeat secretory protein 56, with product MGLPTKLSPFMCSALLFYTVFASFPFAITSADFTNLVYKGCANQKFQDPSSSQTLKSLFDSLVLQSSQKTFFSTTSGEGQNAISGLYQCRGDLTTSQCNSCVKKIPTLVSKLCGEVIAARVQLGGCYLRYEIAGFKQVSGTEFLFKICKSDQASGSSGFEEKRDSAFAMVENGVKNGTGGLFYAGTYQSVYVLGQCEGDLGTGDCGDCVKSADQKAKTECGDSISGQIYLQKCYINYSYYPNGVPSITSSSGTVGSRHHTQRTVAIAVGGLAAFGFLVVCLMFVRQLMKKHGGKHGDYY